ACTAGCCCAGGTGGATTTAATGATCCGCACCAGTGGTGAATTGCGGACGAGTAATTTCCTGCCATGGCAACTTGCCTACAGTGAATTTTATTTCACTGATTCGTATTGGCCGGACTTCGACGGCGATGCATTGGACGAGGCGATTATTGAATATAATCGAAGAAATCGACGCTTCGGCAAATTAGATGAAACGAGTTAGGAGACGGATATGAAAGAACGAGTTTTGGGGGCCTTAATGGGGCTCGCTGTCTTTCTGCCGTTAATTTATTTAGGTGGCGGATATTTTGCTTTTTGTATGTTGGTGCTTGGAATTCTGGGTCTGGCGGAGTTAGCGGCCATGAAGGGAATTAACTATAAAAGTCACATTGGGGTATTATCTTCCGTAGGTTTGGCTTCTGTGTTAATTCCAGCGCGTTACTTCCCAGGTTTCCTTGCAGGGATGAATGTGGAAATTATCTATTATATTATTGCAATTATTCTCCTGGTGATAACGGTATTTCAACACGAAAGCTTTGATATTGAAGATGCCGCGCTATTAATGTTTGGTGCGATTTATATAGGCTTTGGCTTTCGTTTCTTGATTGAAATTCGCGATATGGGTCTGGAGACGATTATTTATCAATTCATTGTTATCTGGTCGACCGATATTGGCGCCTATTTATTTGGGCGACGTTTCGGCAAGCGACAGATGGCGCCGCAGGTGAGTCCTAATAAGACTTGGGAAGGCTTCTTCGGAGGGACCTTGCTTGCTTTAGTGGTTGGAAGTCTGTATATTTACCTTATTGACCCTAATTTAGGTTCGATTAATAGTGTTTGGATTGTTACTTTATCGATGGCGATTACAGGGCAACTGGGTGATTTGGTTGAATCTGCTTATAAACGCCACTTCAAAGTTAAAGATTCGGGCAATTTTTTACCGGGTCACGGTGGAGTGCTCGATCGTTTTGATAGCACTATTTTTACGAGTTTTCTATTTATGATTTGGTTGAATTTATTTAGATAGGATTTGAGTGATGAAGACAATTATTACTTTTCTGTTTGTATTCTCTGCCATTGTTGTCTTTCATGAATTTGGGCATTATTATTTCGCCCGTAAGGCTGGCATTCTCGTTCGAGAATTCTCCCTCGGCATGGGTCCCAAATTATTCGGACATCAAGGCAAAGATGGGACAACTTATACCGTTAGGATGTTGCCACTGGGAGGCTATGTGCGTTTGGCTGGTTTGAATGAAGAAGATGAATTAGAACCAGGTATGGAAGTAACTCTATTTATTGATGAGAATGATCAGGTGTATTTGATAGATCTCACAGAAGATGGCGATTACGAAGCTTTGCCTGTTCGAGTGGACTATGCCGATTTGGCGGAAGAGATGATTATTGAAGGCTTCCCGATGGGCTCGGATACTTTAACCCGTTACTCTGTATCTAAGACAGCCCAAATTAAAGAACAAGATGGTACGCTTGTCCCTGTAGCACCGATTGAGTCGCGCTATGAAAGTGCCAGCGTCTCTCGCAAAATGATGACCAATTTCGCGGGGCCGATGAATAATTTCATCCTATCTGTCCTTGTCTTTATGCTTGTTGGCTTTCTTTTACCGGGGATTCCAACGAATGAGAATGTAGTCGGTGAATTAATTGAAGATATGCCAGCGATTGAAGCAGGTTTACAAACGGGCGACCGCATTCTAGCCGTTGATGGTGTGGAGGTTAGTAATTGGCAGGA
This region of Suicoccus acidiformans genomic DNA includes:
- a CDS encoding phosphatidate cytidylyltransferase encodes the protein MKERVLGALMGLAVFLPLIYLGGGYFAFCMLVLGILGLAELAAMKGINYKSHIGVLSSVGLASVLIPARYFPGFLAGMNVEIIYYIIAIILLVITVFQHESFDIEDAALLMFGAIYIGFGFRFLIEIRDMGLETIIYQFIVIWSTDIGAYLFGRRFGKRQMAPQVSPNKTWEGFFGGTLLALVVGSLYIYLIDPNLGSINSVWIVTLSMAITGQLGDLVESAYKRHFKVKDSGNFLPGHGGVLDRFDSTIFTSFLFMIWLNLFR
- the rseP gene encoding RIP metalloprotease RseP, encoding MKTIITFLFVFSAIVVFHEFGHYYFARKAGILVREFSLGMGPKLFGHQGKDGTTYTVRMLPLGGYVRLAGLNEEDELEPGMEVTLFIDENDQVYLIDLTEDGDYEALPVRVDYADLAEEMIIEGFPMGSDTLTRYSVSKTAQIKEQDGTLVPVAPIESRYESASVSRKMMTNFAGPMNNFILSVLVFMLVGFLLPGIPTNENVVGELIEDMPAIEAGLQTGDRILAVDGVEVSNWQELSTEIARHPGEAVNFQVERDGQAFDQSVQVDSVSHEQTGEVSGAIGIVRPQRTGFFDRVKYGFTETWAIMTGVVSALYHLIFRDFNLNMLGGPVAMAQMTGEVVDYGFIAILQLMAYLSANLGIVNLFPLPALDGGKLVSNVIEGIRGKPVSQEVEGIITIVGVAILVLLMLAVTWNDITRLF